gaagtgtaaagggtgcttggagccaaaagttcaAGATGGTGAattagaaccataatccaattgtattgcttgaaggcttggtttggaagccttgaattagtggaacctcaagcttgggattgaagctagagaagagtggatgtaggccgggttgcgtcgaaccactataaaatcttgtgtttgcattctcttttccctactcttttaatttatatgcaattgtctttatattgcttattatatacttgcgtataattgtcttttactttcacatagtttaaatttgcaaaaagagaccatcaccctattcaaacccccccccccccccccccccccccccctctagggtgattaccataggttgaattagcctaatttttctaacatatgCTTTATGACATTCTAAGAATGTCTAGAAATACAATGTTGAATAGTTGTAATCCATTCAATGTTAAACTTTGAACACCTTTTTTTCTagctcaaaaaatgaaaaataaataaatatattgtaataaGTATACATATgcacttttaatattattagaGATGATTATTAGCTTATTTATTAGTGAAAAACATAACTttcttgaaaaaatttattagcattatagaaatattagaagaaaagaaatagagaatGATGATGAACAAGAAGAACAAGAATGTATATTTATTATAGATgcaaatataattgtttttccTAAACTTTCAATGGATGCCTTCTTTACTTTGGTGCTTGTGgtcatgaaaattaattttatgttttcttttaatttatttatttgagggGCACAACATCATATGGTATGGCCCCACAACCATGGTTGTTTACTACAATGAGTGTTATTTATGGGATGCATTTATCTTCCGCGATTTTATAGGTTCAATCATGGGAAcatgacttttttatttttatgtttttttcacttaatttaaaTTCCTTTAGGAAAGGTCATCTCATGATTGCattttttaatgagaaaattGAATTAGATAAGATTAAATTTGTGTGCATGTGTGCAACAATTGTATAATATGACATTCTTTCggaaagtttttaaaatttcaattctagttagtaggaaaaaaaaaaaaacctacttaAAAGCTATAggtttaaaaaacataatatcaatattattaaattttgtataagttaaaatacaattttaactaatattttttatttttatattaaattttttttaaaatcataatttttttaattaaaaaacagtTAAATAGATATGAAAACTCAcatatagtttaaaaaaataacttataatttttaaaaagttaatccTAATGCATTGTTGGAGGCTTAAAAGAGctttatttgattgaattttttccCACTATAAATAAGTTTAatgtataaaacaaaatttttgcttttcataatttttatttaatgtctTAGGATAAAAACTCTAACAAAgaaggttttattatttttgggaacttttgaaaaatataattataaaaaaatttatggggAAGTGTAATTTACCcggcttaaatttttttaagtccttttatattcaattaaattgCAATTCCAACTAAACATAAAAGGTACATTACTAAACCATAAAGTAAATTCTAGGGAAAATAATGTTGAGGTGGTCTCTTACATGTTTCCGTTGGAAAGTATCacaaatttctaattagtatatatttcttctttgtaaggaatattataaattagtatatatttctttttttgtaaagaatattatataaaatattttagatggAGATAGATTTGTAACAATTGTAAAAGTGGATAGAGATGTTAGGAAAAATGGGAGATACCTAATGAAGTAAGGGGCTTGTAGTATTGTATCTATTTctatcttatataatattttctataatataatataataattttcttttattcgtAAATGCAAATATAGTTGATCGAACCATGCTAAAACTTTGTCTATGTTTATGTAGATTATTTTATCAGTGTTCTTGAACCAATATTGTTTTGCATTAAAATTGTTGTTGTCACAACAATTTCAACCACATGTAGGAATATTTTTTTGTgctataatattaatatatgttgCATATCTTTAGGATATATGGGGTCGTTTGTTTCCCATTAGAACTTTATatcattatgaaaatatttttatgttgcAACCACTAATTATTAAGCACCTAGAAAAGCATGTAAGAAGCAtttcacaaataaattataatagaaatttgataatttaaaagcATTTTCCCTTTGATGGGATTTCAAAAATATCCacgagaaaagaaaaaaaaatataagaaatatgtaTCCATTTACATGTttaattttgatgaaaaattaagaaaaaattggtattaacaaaattatattcACCTAATGATCCTTGGCTttcatatgaatatatatatatatatatatatatatatatatattggtatatatatatatatatatataccaattaATTAtacttcataaattttgatagaaaatagttttttgagaatttattttgaaaataggataTTTTATGATAACATATTATAATTGCTTTTATTATTTCCATTTGTTTTCTAatgagtattttaaaaaataattgtaaaaatgtgaaaaataattgaaaataaaattctaaccataaaagttattttggaaatatttaaaaaaaataaataaataagttaagaatatttcaagatttcaaatagatttttattttaaaaaatattaagccattgttttcaaaaattgttatcaCAATGAGAAGTATTTCCCTTAGCCAACATGTTGAAATTATAATCCGACTTAAtgtcaaatttgaaaaaatttagacatttgagaaatattagaaattgttattttatttaggtTTCCTGTGTTAATTAGGACTTTTGGTTTAATAGGAATTGGAGTCCTAGtacaaatataattagtttattataaatagGCTTGTTATTATGTTGAAAATAAGAAtgcaataaatttttatttttagcaaaaGTATTATCAATTCCTAATCATGTGGGTTCCAACAATTGGCCTCAGAGccaaaagatcaaggaaagtgaAATGTCATATTAGAGCTAGAATAACAAGGAATGTGCAAAATCACAAGAAAGTTGCAATTTTGTTGGTGAAATTATGGCTATAAACAATAACTTAATTCATCATCAACTCCCAAATTCATAGGTAAGAATTTTAATAATTGGTGCATTCATATGCATGTCTTATTTAGATCTCAAGATTTATGGGATCTAGTGAATAGTGGTTATAACAAAGTGATCGATTCAAAAGAATTTAAGGTACTATCAAAAGAGCATAAATAATCATTGAAagattctaaataaaaaataaaaaatccctcCATGCAATATTTAAGAAAATCTCTGAgttaaaaatgacaaaagagGTATGGGTTAGTctacaaaaattatacaaaggTGATGAAAGTGTTAAGCAAATGAAGTTGCAAACATTAAGAGGTGCATTTGAGTCTCTTCgcatgaatgactttgaatcCATCTCATGTTACTTTGATTATGTACAAACCATTGTTAACCAAATGCAGGTTAATGGTGAGAAACTTAATGATCAATGAATAGTAGAGAAAATGATAAGATCTTAAAGTGGAAGTTTTGACTATGCTATTGcaacaattgaaaaaagaaaagaaattttcacTCTCACAATGGAAGCGTTAATGAGTCCATTGTGTTTGCAATAACAACGAATGAATTAAAGAATCAACTTTACAAATTTGGAGCAAGCCTTGTGGCAGAGGCTTTGGTTGTGGTAGAAGTAAAGGAGGACACAAcaactttaacaaaaaaaaaagagatggtGACACAAATTCTTCTAAAGAAAGAGGCAACACTTCTAGATTTAAAGACAAGTCACATATGCAATGTTTCAGATGTATAAAATATGGACATTATGAGACAAAATGTCGAACAAAATTGCATAATGAACAAGATGAGTAGGCAAAGACCACCGAGGTAGAGCAAAATTTGGTATTAGCTTGCAATGTAGCAACATCAAATGTAAACTGCCAAGATGTTTGACATCTTGATGCAAGATGTAGCAATCACATGTGCGATAAAAAGGAATTATTTTCACAATTAAATGAATCAGTCTGAGATGAAGTtaattttggaaacaaatccAAAGTTTCAATCATAGACAAAGGTAATGTTAAAATATGTTCTAAAGATGACACTGATGTTAATATAGcaaatgtattttttgttttggatattttttagaatttgttgagcataagacaattaaaagaaaaagagcatATAATTAATGTCTCTAATGGAGTTTGTACCCttagttataaaaataagaaaatgattgaaaatatgcAGAAGACAAAGAATAAGATGTTTCTTATGTTTCTTCAAGCAGAAACTTTATTTAGTTTGAAGGCAATAGTGGAAATAGCAATTGGATTTTAAATCTTTGATTGGGTCATTTCAATTTTCATGGGTTGAAGTTGTAAGTGcaaaaaaaatatggtaataGGATTACTTATGATTGATATTCTAGATCATGCATGTTAAAGATATCTCATTGGGAAACAACATAAGAATTCTTTTCCAATTGGAAGATTCAAAAGAGCTAAATAACCTTTGGAGTTGGtgcatacatatatatgtgatCTCGGTGATATAAGATCTCTTAGTCACAACAAATATATTCGGACCTTTATAGATGGTTTTACAAGAAAAACTtggatttatttgttaaaagaaaaatctaaggCTTTTAACAAGTTTAAAGAATTCAAAGTTCCCATTGAAAGACAAAGTGGTTgtaatattaagatattaagaTATGATATAAGAGAAGAGTATTGGgatgagcccctaaaagcaagacatgatataacaaaattaGACTTAATTGTCCTCTTgctatccttttggtgtattgacattgatttgagcatttaacTCATATCTCTTACtttgtatatgacttgggtgcattaagagttgcatagaagatacaagtcataggttccttgtaagtaaataagttgtccatagtcaattcatggatttggatAATCCAGTAGAGACTGTGGTGCAcaacctcctaattggaggaatgacttgtcttgactattaggatgggtttcccatggtgaataCACTAGTGTATGTAATACACACTAGACAAAACCTATGGTGAATTatgacacaaggctatcaattgtcatgattcaccaaactattatactgcatggactctcaaccttgagaggatattaagtctATATCAAAATCAACACAAGACTTTGATCTATAgatgagaccctaaagtggtcatatatccttatggattgggtcactattgatggaggctagtggcaataggtattctcaatagaaacatcatgatatcttatggaATTAAGATAGTGTGTCGatccaaaagacatgtgatcatgaaatttatggtCACAATAATTCTattagtggaatttgatatatgctcctTAGAGATAAAGTATGTCAGTTAAtaacataataagtgagatctgtaactcaaggatttaagaGGTAATCTttataggtgataacactaccttattagattatgggCATCGGTTCATGGAGAGCCTACATGcaatggataataggtcacggactcgagcacttggtgtctcgttgtaatataccTAGGGTATTGAAGTGTAATTGACTCTttatagtggaatgttgagtcaattttagaatttgattctcAAGGAGCCATTACTCTTATGGGTCTTAGTAGTCCATGCTCTGAACTCATTCCTTGGTGGCacgatttatgagggttggatgggtttttagtttacttttgtgcataaagacgttttggtaattacacaaggttgcatgGGAATAAATGAGTGGTATCTTTGGACTAGACTAATAGATTAATTAGGACCCTgtatagttaattaatcaattaccAACCTTTTTGGGCttgattaagtgacccaagacCATGGTGGGTTTAAGTTACTTAAGCTTAGTAGGAAAcatataaatacccccttaaaggttaaggtttccatgtctttccattttctccctatagtctaaaaaaaaaccctagcctccaccATTGAGATCTCAACTATCTCAATGCTTAGACACAATGAAGAGTCATTGAGCAGAAGATCACGGTGTTTACAAGATTCATTAGGACTTTGGAGTTATTTACATCAACTGAAATCGATTTGGGAACATCtggatcaaaggtatgtggcttTATTCCTTAGATCTATGATTTCTGTAGTAtcaatattagtttttaaataccTAGTTTTCTGTTGCGATGGATTTAAAAAGTCTAGGATAAATTTTTATGCACCTTATGAGATCTAGGGCATGGGAATGGAGTGATATGAGGTTTCCAATAGAGAGTTCACCTCAAATGAGTTGTATAATTATTGCAAAAGTCAGGGTATTCAACAACAATTGACAGTTAATTATACACGTTAACAAAATGGTATAGCTAAAAGGAAGAACAAAACCATTGTTGAAATGACAAGAAGCATGTTGAAGGCCAAGTCTCTTCCAAAAACTTTTTAAGCAAAAGTTGTTACACGTGTAGTGTTCTTATTGAATAAGTGTCTCGCTAAAATAGTCTTTGGAAGAACACCTGAGGAAGCTCAGAGTGGTCATAAACTAGAAGTTTCTTTTTTACGAATTTTTGGATGTATTGCATATTCCCATATACCAAAGGagcacagaaaaaaaaatgatgataaaagcGAGAAGTgtattttcatttgttatagTGATGTAACTAAAGGTTACAAACTATATGATCTAGAAATATGGAAATTAATTGTGAGTAGAGATGTTCAAATCCTAGAGAACAAGAGGTGGAAATGGACTCAAACacaaaatgaggaaaaaagaaTTGTCCTTGAAGAAAACTTTGTGGAAGACAATGAGAATCAGAAGAATTCTATTACAGATAAATCTATTTCAAATATGAATTCTCCTATTAgaagcaaggatgaaaatatcgataatcacgAATATATTGATACttcgattttacagatatatcggatatatcgaaaatatatcgacggatattttggaaaaaaaatatcggtaggcttaaaattattaaaaactcatgaaaatgtaaggaaaacctcataataatataattagaagtataatggacatttttaagttgttttattgaaaattttgatatacatatgatataatttgtgatattagatgtaattatatcatatggatctataagaaatgttaattttgtaattgttctcattataaagtcatataaaatacttcatttcattaaatatcaataatttgtacacattaaattcattaaataaacatatttcatattcaaaatatactacttcatgttaattaaattaattaaataatttagctaagttaactagtttaatttaattctaaatgtgaaaataaatcacaaataatcatctaaataaacatatcaatttataattaaataatcaaattaacctaagttaattcaataaaaatataaaaattaattacaattgaatgtaaaaatagcattaaatcatccatattgcaaacatactaattaattgaaaatacatgaattaattacaattgcaaacaaaattaattacaatttaaaataaacataccttaaaatgattgaataattgagcaaccttattaaaaattggagtaatgagaaagcaaatgaagaatgaaagcaaaaaatggatgaaatggatgaaatttgggttatttataaaagaaatttgggccaaaatagccgttggaacattaatttactattgaaaattaattttggccGTTGGATAAAAAATTGGGAGCAATATAGCCATTGGATCATCATATTACCGTTGGAATCACATCTAGGCTGTCGGATCAACACGGGTGTGATCTGAGCCGTCGGATCACGCTGCATGAAGGAGGGGAAATATCGCCAAAAAATCGGCAATTTATCTCCGATTAATCGCCGATATTTTGCCACCAAAGGcgattttttcataaaatcaccGATTTATCTCCCCAAGCCaatatatcaccgatattttgGCGATTTTTGCATAAATATCTCCCCTCCGATTTTTCTCCACGAAATATCGTGTCAACCCCTCTCGATATATCCCAACATTTTCCTCATTGATTATAAGTTCTCCTATGTAAACAAAAATAAGGCAAAAAATTGAATCACAAAGTTGCCCAAAACATTCTCACATTATGCCTGCACATCTAAGGGATTATGAAGTCATGAAATATATCAAACTCATCGATGAAGGTTTAGTTAACTTTTGTCTATTTGTAGATTGCGATCCTATTTCATATGAAGAAGCAAGCGATGAGAAGTGGATTCAAGCAATGAATGAAGAAATTCAATCCATAGAGAAGAACAATACATGGGAGTTAACTACCCTTCCAGTTAGAAAGAAGCCTATAGGTGTTAAATGGGCTTAAAAGACAAAATATAAACTCGATGGTAATGTTGATCGATTTTAAGGCAATATTGGTTGTAAAAGGCTATAAACAGAAGCTagatattgattattttgaagtttttacaCCAGTTGCTAAATTAGATACCATTCGCATGATAATTGCACTTGAAGCTCAAAAAAGGTGGAAAATTCACCAAATGGATGTAAAGTTAACTTTTCTTAATGGTGTACTTGAAGAAGAAGTttttgttgaacaaccaccaAGGTATATTAAGGAAGGGTAAGAAAAACAAGTTCACAAACTCAAAAAGGCATTGTATAGGTTAAAGTAGGCACCATGTGCTTGGTACACGTAGATTGATACTCATCTATTATGGCATGAATTTCAAAAGAGTTCTTTTAAGCATACActtaatatcaaataaaattctaatggTGATATAATTGTTGTGTGTGTCTATGtagatgatttaatttttataggaaaTTGCTGACAGATGTTTAAAGATTTCAAGGAGGCAATGAAACAACAATTCAAAATGATAGATTTGGGATTAATGtcctattttcttggaattgaagTCCAACAAATAGATGATGGTATCTTTATCTCACAAAAAAGTACATTATAAACATTCTAAAGTGATTCAGGATCGAATCATCATCAACAATCCATACTCCTATTGTAGAGCAactaaagatgaaaaaaaaaaaacactagagAATTAGCAAATCCCACATATTTCAAGGGCATAGTAGGAAGTCTTCATTATTTAACTTCTATTAGACCATTTATTGTTTAAGGAGTGAGAATTATTAGTTGATTTATGGAAAAACTATATCAGTCACACTTGCAAGCAGCAAAACGAATTTTGAGGTATGTAAGTGGTACTTGTGATCATGGAATTTTCTACTCCTACTCaaacaatttcaatttaatGGGCTACACAAATAGTAACTAAGAAGGTAATGTACAGACTAGAAAGAGTACTGCTAGATATGTTTTTTATCTTGGAACATGAGCATTCTAATAGTCATCAAAGAAGCAACAAGTTATAGCATTATTAACTATAGAAGTTGAATACATGACAGTTACTTCCGTAGCATATCAAGCGATTTGATTTCGTAGGATGCTTAGtaaattgaaatataaacaAAAGGGTCTTACAAAGATTTTATGTAATAATAAGTCTACTATTGCATTGACAAAGAATATGATGTTTCACGATAGAAGCAAACACATAAGcatcaaatttcattatattaggGAACTCATGAAAAATCAAGAGATCGAACTTGAGTTTTGTAGATCAAAAGATCaagttacaaatatttttataaagccACTAAAGAATAGAAGTTTAAGATGATGTTGGTATGATTGACTTTACAACTCAAATTAAGGGACActgttaaaattataatatgacTTGAAGTCAAATTagaagaattttataaatttgagaaatattagaaattgttatttatttaggttttctATATTGATTAGGACTTTTGGTTTAATAGGAATTGAAATCCTAGtaattagtttattataaatagACTTATTATTAGGTTGAAAATGAGAATgtagtaaatttttatttttagtaaaaagtaTTATCATTTCCCAAACAAGTGGCTCCAACACAACATGCTCTGACAGATTTGAAAATCAAGAAGAGAGGGAGTGACGGGACGATATGgtataataaagaaaagttgTTGGGCGGTGGAGTTGCTGTAATGAATTGATGAAGTCCATTCAACTGCCAATGTCTTGAAGGCCCACAGGGAGTCCAGTCAAAATACCTCACATGCAAGACATCCCTCGTCCCTCACCCTCTCTGCAGTTTTATTTATGGCGAACCAAACAGGTCCACACACAATGACTCGATATAGAAATGGAAACAACTCCTTCAATGGCTGTGAggattaataaatttttattttcagtaAAAAGTATCATCTGGGAAATGACTGCGTATTTCATAAGAAAAGCATTTCTAGCAATGCATCCCTTGGTGACGGGGGAGAAGAGTATAAATCAAACCATCCCTCAGGGATAACTCTTTTTCACTCTGATTTTTACTCCAACTGTATAAATGCATGTATGCTATTCCTCCATGACTCAGTCCTTCCCACTTTTTCTTGTACTACTAATCCTTTCCTGGACATTGACAGGAATGAGAAAAGGACTGGTCACCGAGTAGTGGGCACAAAGTCAAAATAATAGTAAGGAATCCGGAGGCGTACATTTGCATATTATTAGATAATAACTCACAATGAATACTCGCTCTGGGATGGACCCGAACGGATGTGGAAATGCTGCATGGGACATGCCTCCATGGAGACTCCAGCAAGCTTTAAGGAATTCAATTTTACAACTGAACTAACAAAAATGCCCACCAATAAGCTACTGTCTAAGGGGAAAACTGGGAATAACTTTTTGCGTATATATACAGTGAgtcacaaaaataaattaaaaaaaaaaaaaagagcattcCAAGGAGATggttttaataaatttcaattccAATTTGATTCTATCGGAAAGCACGATGAATGCAGCCAGGATTCCAAGAAACGAAGGATTTCATGGATTTGATGGGCTTTCTATGTGCTTATTTTCAGAGTCCTTTGCAGGCTGATTACCATCGGTCAAGGGGAGGGTGCTCTCCTGAGCTTCAGCTCCGTCACCTCCTGGCCCAAACTGATCCTCTTGAATGGGGTCCATCCTGTGGTTGTCGTTAGATCTCGATGAAAACCCACGGCCAGTTGACAAACAGTTGTATGAATGTGTGTTGCGGGATTCCATGCCAAAATGTGATCGAACAGCTGAACTGAACATGGGTTGCATCAAGCATTTTCTCTCAGGAAACTCCCACAATGAAATTCGACACACAGGACATGTGGAATGCTGCTGCAGCCATATGTCTATACATGTAACATGGAAGAAGTGGCCGCAGTAAGGGAGAATACGCAATATATCTTCAGCTTGGTATTCTACTAGGCAAACTGTGCACCTACCATTTATGATATTTTCCAGTTCCATTAGCAGGAAAATCATGAAGCATAAATAATGACAACAATGAATGAACAAAATCCCACATCCAAACCACTGCTACAAGAAGCCGCAAGTGAAAAATACCACTTTACAGGCAGTCATATCTAGGTGCAATCCACAAACTATAATGGTATTTGTTTGCATGTATCACAAAATGGTGTATCAATTCATATTGACTCAAGAATTTGGTtccaaaaacatattaaaacctTCAACAATTGTTTCATATATATTGATATAGCCATAACCAGAGGTCCCCTATTTGTGTGCTGCAtgcttgagagagagagagagaaagggagaagGGGAGAGGAAAGGGAGGGAGTGATGTAGAATCAACCATAGAATGattttatataatcaaataagaTGGGCTAGGATTCCAATCTTTTAAGAtttaacaaaagaaacaaaaataaaattatagcagcagaaataaaataaacaaaagataagaaaagaaaacatagagaagcaatataaaaaaaaaccttataagTCTCAATAAGACCATAtaggagtctcaccattgaaaattgcaaggtatgaaaaaatttaatatcattattcatcgataattaatctcattttatattaattagccttatttatGGGCTTTAGAAAACTATAAAacttgaataaaattatgaaaaaagaaatctaaCTTCTATGATAACTTTTTAGTactcttatttcttttgtaaaccTCTCAAgtcttcaaaataaaatgatactcttatttcttttgtaaaactCTCAAGTCTTCGAAATAATATGATactcttatttcttttctaaaactCTCAAgtcttcaaaaaaatataattcaaaagaaaatagaaactttccttttagaataaaaaatgaagattttctAGTAGTTTCTaacaagttttcaaatagaaacttgagagaaaagaagaattttttagaaaataaaaagttcaggaatataaactataaatagagagagagagagagagagagagagagagagaaagaaagggagagagagaggggggtgggggggaggggagggggggaAGAAGAGGATATAGAGGAGGAGAGAGCCTCAATTTTAGATTAAACaaaccaaatataaaacaaagagaaactGATCTTCAAGACAATTCAATGATGAGAATTTTGGACCTCACCTAAGCAAACTTCAAAGCCTGAGAGCATGCTACATACGAGATCCATTTGCCTTCAAGAAATGttctagaaatattttttattttttttgataaataagacTCAATGTATTAGAGTAGAAAAGGAGCATACACAATTGAATGCATGCCtcaatataattgaaaaaaggCTTAGAAAAGTTGAGGgagtttgtttaattaaaaagaaaagtcaaGGAAGTTTCAACACTTAGCATTAGGATATATAGTGAAGATTGATTGATATAACCAAGTCCAAGCATTCACAGATCAGGTTCTTCAAGATTTACTCAGAAAAGGAAAAGCACTAAAAGGAAAATTCTACTGATTAAGGATCTTTATAGTCATAATTAGTAAATAGTTGGTTATTTAAGTCTCATTTAGAATTTGAGGCAAAgaagtttctatatttttaaacctTCTATTTTCTGAAAGTTTTGCTTTTctaaagtttctattttattaaaaggtgtcttttcttttaaaaaaaaaaaaaattcttttttcttaatagaACTTTAACCCAATAGGATAAGGCaagtttttaaaagtgtttattttctagaagcttccattttctaaaaaattattttctaaaaatttcaattttcccttttttttttaagtggaaGGTTTATAGTTTTAGGAAAGAATTAGGAGTTCTAATAAGTTAATATATAGATTAGGTTTCCTTTTGTATAGTTTGTTAGGTCTTCTTGGGTTTTCTAATGTCTATAAATAGTCGAATTGTTGAGAACCAAATGATGAcaaatattatcaattatttttttcatacataACAATTTCTGATACTGGGACTCTCAAGTTGCATTTGGTTAGCAAAATGGTTTTTAGTTTTCGTTTCCTAttctgttttttgaaaacaattttcatttctcattttttccttattgAAAATCCATTTGGTTGAAAGAAACGAACactgtttttataaaaatgaaactgtAAAATCATGTTTGGTATTAAATTTTTACTAAGGTGAAAAATAGGGAAAAGAATGAAATTACAGTTAGGTAATTGCGTTTTCttagctttat
This DNA window, taken from Vitis riparia cultivar Riparia Gloire de Montpellier isolate 1030 chromosome 13, EGFV_Vit.rip_1.0, whole genome shotgun sequence, encodes the following:
- the LOC117927528 gene encoding RING-H2 finger protein ATL8-like — protein: MITGGVNLVMTVIGFAVSTMFIVFVCTRLVCARIQLNASRRSFPVASRSDLSILERGLHGLEPAVVANFPTKKFADEFFSPSEDAQCTVCLVEYQAEDILRILPYCGHFFHVTCIDIWLQQHSTCPVCRISLWEFPERKCLMQPMFSSAVRSHFGMESRNTHSYNCLSTGRGFSSRSNDNHRMDPIQEDQFGPGGDGAEAQESTLPLTDGNQPAKDSENKHIESPSNP